A single genomic interval of Antarcticibacterium arcticum harbors:
- a CDS encoding SPFH domain-containing protein, whose protein sequence is MDTQEKITSPSNGYLMLFFIFILFVGSIAAFIMLKSPWMILLIIFAVFLAGGLILVNPNESRVLLLFGEYQGTVKKNGLFWVNPLYTKKKISLRARNFDSERLKVNDKMGNPIMISTILVWRVQDTYKASFDVNNYENFVVVQTDAAVRKLASLYPYDNFADEGLDEDITLRSSVNEVSEALEMEVTERLNIAGIEVLEARIGYLAYANEIASAMLKRQQATAIVAARHKIVEGAVSMVEMALHELSSKEIVNLDDERRAAMVSNLMVVLCSDKDVAPIVNAGTLNH, encoded by the coding sequence ATGGATACCCAGGAAAAAATTACAAGCCCGTCAAACGGTTATCTTATGCTCTTTTTTATTTTTATCTTATTTGTGGGAAGTATAGCGGCTTTTATAATGCTCAAGTCTCCCTGGATGATCCTCCTTATTATATTTGCAGTGTTTCTTGCAGGAGGTTTAATTTTGGTAAATCCTAACGAATCTCGTGTGCTCCTCCTTTTTGGGGAGTATCAGGGGACAGTAAAAAAGAACGGACTTTTTTGGGTGAACCCCCTTTACACTAAAAAGAAGATCTCTCTTAGAGCGCGCAATTTTGACAGTGAACGCCTCAAGGTAAATGACAAGATGGGAAATCCTATTATGATCTCCACTATACTTGTATGGAGGGTACAGGACACTTACAAAGCCTCATTTGACGTGAATAATTATGAGAATTTTGTTGTTGTACAAACAGATGCTGCCGTGAGGAAACTTGCCAGTTTATATCCTTACGATAATTTTGCCGATGAAGGCCTGGATGAAGATATCACGCTTCGTTCCAGTGTGAATGAAGTAAGTGAAGCCCTCGAAATGGAAGTTACTGAACGACTTAATATTGCGGGTATTGAAGTACTGGAAGCCAGAATTGGTTACCTGGCTTATGCCAATGAGATAGCAAGTGCCATGTTGAAGCGCCAGCAGGCTACTGCAATAGTTGCTGCAAGGCATAAAATAGTTGAGGGGGCAGTGAGTATGGTAGAAATGGCACTTCATGAATTAAGCTCGAAGGAAATAGTTAACCTTGATGACGAGCGAAGGGCAGCAATGGTTAGTAATTTAATGGTGGTGTTATGCAGTGATAAAGATGTTGCTCCTATTGTTAATGCAGGTACTTTAAACCATTAA
- a CDS encoding alpha/beta hydrolase, which translates to MKKTFSLILMFFVLSISFAQQREYLEENLSIDKFTDGTLTLPENIENPSLVIFIQGSGPTNRDGNQPMMKNDGIKKIAHELANKGIASFRYDKRIFKMDKLRIKEADLSFEDFVTDLNSIIEHFSKENKYKNLILAGHSEGSLIGMLAAQSGGADAFISLAGAGRSIDEIIVEQLAKQSAELSENARSAFEEIKEKGRTSNYSPYLESIFRPSVQPYIKSWMKFDPAAELAKLDIPVLIVNGSFDLQVDVTDARLLQNAAAGSQLVIPEKMNHIFRKIEGESLENTKAYNEPGRPLHPELIPSLVDFINSIE; encoded by the coding sequence ATGAAAAAGACCTTTTCCCTAATATTAATGTTTTTTGTTCTTTCCATCTCATTTGCTCAGCAAAGGGAATATCTGGAAGAAAACCTGAGCATAGATAAATTTACCGATGGTACACTAACGCTTCCTGAAAATATAGAAAACCCAAGCCTGGTTATTTTCATCCAGGGATCTGGCCCAACAAACAGGGACGGGAACCAGCCTATGATGAAAAATGACGGCATAAAGAAAATCGCACATGAATTGGCAAATAAGGGAATCGCGAGCTTCAGGTATGACAAGCGTATCTTTAAAATGGACAAACTTCGCATTAAGGAAGCCGACCTTAGTTTTGAAGATTTTGTTACCGATTTAAATTCCATTATTGAACATTTTTCAAAAGAAAATAAGTACAAAAATTTAATTCTGGCCGGCCACAGTGAGGGTTCCTTAATTGGAATGCTCGCCGCTCAGTCCGGCGGGGCAGATGCCTTTATTTCTTTGGCGGGTGCAGGAAGAAGTATAGATGAGATAATTGTAGAGCAACTCGCAAAGCAGTCGGCAGAGCTTTCTGAAAATGCCAGGAGCGCCTTTGAGGAAATAAAGGAAAAAGGGAGAACCTCCAACTACAGTCCTTACCTGGAATCGATCTTCAGGCCCAGTGTACAACCTTATATTAAGTCCTGGATGAAATTTGATCCGGCTGCCGAACTGGCAAAACTCGATATTCCGGTTTTAATTGTAAACGGGAGTTTTGACCTGCAGGTGGATGTAACAGATGCAAGGTTGCTTCAAAATGCCGCTGCGGGCTCTCAACTGGTAATCCCCGAAAAAATGAACCATATCTTCAGAAAAATAGAAGGAGAGAGTCTTGAAAACACAAAAGCGTATAATGAACCGGGAAGGCCACTCCACCCCGAATTAATTCCCAGCCTGGTTGATTTTATCAACTCAATTGAGTAA
- a CDS encoding Arc family DNA binding domain-containing protein, whose product MSKKKAFALRLDEQQLKAIEKWASDEFRSTNGQIEYMLSKALKEAKRHPRTLKNDKNGQE is encoded by the coding sequence ATGAGTAAAAAGAAAGCATTTGCCTTACGTCTCGATGAACAACAGCTTAAAGCTATTGAAAAATGGGCTTCAGATGAGTTTAGAAGCACCAATGGGCAGATAGAATACATGCTTTCCAAAGCTTTGAAAGAAGCTAAAAGACATCCCCGCACTTTAAAAAATGATAAAAACGGGCAGGAATAA
- a CDS encoding HAD family hydrolase encodes MEYKIVFSDIDGTLLNRDRALSPGTIDAIKKLKNRIPFILISARMPAAMRHLQAELEIEELPIISYNGGLVLVNNKVKSSTEIPLEIVEGLAKWNNSLNTHLSLYNNDEWYVPEMDYWAMREQNNTKVTPVIKPNVKVIEDWKTSEKGAHKIMAMGDISNIEKIISFLENNYPGELHLYRSKDTYLEIAPKSISKYTAVEFLLKEHFKLSPAQAIAFGDNYNDVDMLKKIGYGVAVGNAREEARNVANVVCEHSIEDGVAKILTKIFHE; translated from the coding sequence ATGGAATATAAGATCGTATTTTCAGATATCGATGGCACTTTATTGAACCGGGACAGAGCTTTATCTCCCGGCACTATAGATGCCATTAAAAAATTAAAGAACCGGATCCCGTTTATTCTCATATCGGCCAGAATGCCGGCAGCTATGCGCCATTTACAGGCAGAACTGGAGATTGAGGAACTTCCCATTATTAGTTACAATGGCGGTCTTGTGCTGGTAAATAACAAAGTAAAGAGCTCTACCGAGATCCCGCTTGAGATCGTTGAAGGGCTGGCGAAATGGAACAACTCTTTAAACACCCATTTGAGCCTGTATAATAATGATGAATGGTATGTTCCGGAAATGGATTACTGGGCAATGAGAGAACAGAATAACACAAAAGTTACTCCCGTAATAAAACCGAATGTTAAGGTAATTGAAGATTGGAAAACCAGCGAAAAAGGAGCTCATAAGATCATGGCGATGGGAGATATATCCAATATTGAAAAGATAATTTCCTTTCTAGAAAATAATTATCCAGGCGAACTCCACCTCTACCGCTCCAAAGATACCTACCTGGAAATAGCACCTAAAAGTATTTCCAAATATACCGCTGTTGAATTCCTGCTGAAGGAACATTTTAAATTATCCCCGGCCCAGGCCATTGCTTTTGGAGATAATTATAATGATGTGGATATGTTGAAGAAAATTGGCTATGGAGTTGCTGTGGGAAATGCCCGGGAAGAGGCCAGAAATGTTGCGAATGTAGTTTGTGAGCACAGTATAGAGGATGGAGTGGCAAAGATCCTCACTAAGATATTCCATGAATGA
- a CDS encoding DUF819 family protein: MENTALFTNDAIVLGILMIALGFVFYTSSQKEGFWQKFYKVVPALLMCYLIPAIFNSLGIIDDDTSQLYFIASRYLLPASLVLMTLSIDLKAIFNLGPKALIMFFTGTIGIIIGGPIAILLISMVSPETVGGVGPDAVWRGLSTLAGSWIGGGANQAAMLEIYEYNPDLYGGMVLVDIVVANIWMAIILLGIGRNEKIDKWLGADDTAITTLKERVASYAASVTRIPSLADFMIMLAIAFGAVGVAHWGADSISAWLVSNFEVFSDNKSSLASFASSFFWMISIATAIGIVLSFTKFKTYEGAGASKIGSIFIYILVATIGMKMDLTMVFDNPGLIAIGLVWMTIHAALLILVAKLIKAPYFFLAVGSQANVGGAASAPVVAAAFHPSLATVGVLLAVFGYVVGTYGAILSTILMQLAEAG; this comes from the coding sequence ATGGAAAATACCGCTTTATTTACCAATGATGCTATTGTACTGGGCATCTTAATGATTGCCCTTGGTTTCGTATTCTACACCTCCTCTCAAAAAGAGGGTTTCTGGCAGAAGTTCTACAAGGTTGTCCCCGCTCTTTTAATGTGTTACCTTATCCCTGCGATATTCAATTCCCTGGGGATCATTGATGATGATACGTCACAGCTTTATTTTATAGCAAGCAGGTATTTACTTCCCGCTTCCCTGGTATTAATGACTTTAAGCATAGACCTTAAAGCAATCTTTAATCTAGGTCCAAAAGCACTTATAATGTTCTTTACCGGAACAATTGGGATCATTATAGGAGGGCCAATTGCTATTTTATTGATCTCCATGGTGTCACCTGAAACCGTGGGTGGTGTAGGCCCTGATGCTGTATGGCGTGGACTGTCTACCCTTGCAGGGAGCTGGATAGGTGGTGGTGCCAACCAGGCAGCAATGTTGGAGATCTATGAATACAATCCAGACCTTTACGGGGGGATGGTATTGGTTGATATTGTAGTTGCTAATATCTGGATGGCGATCATTCTTCTGGGAATAGGAAGAAATGAGAAAATTGACAAGTGGTTGGGAGCAGATGATACTGCAATCACTACGCTCAAAGAAAGAGTGGCGTCCTATGCCGCCAGTGTTACGCGCATTCCATCTCTGGCCGATTTTATGATCATGCTTGCCATTGCCTTTGGGGCAGTAGGAGTTGCACACTGGGGTGCCGATAGTATATCTGCCTGGCTGGTAAGCAACTTTGAGGTTTTTAGTGATAATAAAAGTTCCCTGGCGTCTTTCGCATCGTCCTTTTTCTGGATGATCTCTATTGCCACTGCAATTGGTATAGTGCTGTCTTTTACAAAATTTAAAACATATGAAGGTGCCGGTGCCAGTAAAATAGGAAGTATTTTCATTTACATTTTAGTAGCAACAATTGGTATGAAAATGGACCTAACCATGGTTTTTGACAACCCCGGACTTATCGCCATTGGATTGGTTTGGATGACAATACATGCCGCCCTGCTCATACTTGTTGCCAAACTAATAAAGGCTCCCTATTTTTTCCTTGCAGTTGGAAGTCAGGCAAACGTTGGTGGCGCAGCCAGTGCACCCGTAGTTGCCGCAGCCTTTCATCCTTCCCTTGCAACGGTGGGAGTACTGCTTGCGGTATTTGGTTATGTAGTGGGAACTTATGGTGCGATATTGTCAACAATTTTAATGCAATTGGCCGAAGCCGGTTAG
- a CDS encoding DUF4369 domain-containing protein, which translates to MKKLLVLLIVLVAFSACSTKESNLTVSGNIAGLKKGTLYLQKIQDTLLINVDSVVIKGDANFVLQDYIKSPQMMYLYLDKVDNENYDDRVEFFAEEGEVTINTTLKNFQGDAKVTGSANQEKLVEYRKMMQRFNDANLDLIQKNFEAQRDNNEDLILETNRDYDKLLRRKYLFTVNYAINNKNLEIAPYLALSEVFDANIKYLDTIYNSMTPEVKKSMYGKELKDFLKERRKLEKLEARVEEQ; encoded by the coding sequence ATGAAAAAACTTCTGGTTTTATTAATTGTTCTTGTTGCCTTTTCTGCCTGTTCAACTAAGGAAAGTAATCTTACCGTAAGCGGTAATATTGCAGGACTAAAAAAGGGAACCCTGTATCTTCAAAAGATCCAGGATACCCTGCTTATAAATGTAGATTCTGTAGTTATTAAAGGAGATGCAAATTTTGTTTTACAGGACTATATAAAGAGTCCGCAAATGATGTACCTCTACCTCGATAAGGTAGATAACGAGAATTATGATGACAGGGTCGAATTTTTTGCTGAAGAAGGGGAAGTGACCATAAATACCACTTTAAAAAATTTCCAGGGAGATGCGAAAGTAACAGGTTCTGCCAACCAGGAAAAATTGGTAGAGTACCGAAAAATGATGCAGCGGTTCAATGATGCAAACCTGGACCTTATCCAAAAGAACTTTGAAGCCCAGAGGGATAATAACGAAGACCTTATTCTGGAAACCAACCGGGATTATGACAAGCTGCTTAGACGCAAATACTTATTTACGGTGAATTACGCCATTAATAACAAAAACCTGGAAATAGCGCCATACCTGGCATTATCTGAAGTTTTTGATGCCAACATAAAATATCTGGATACTATTTATAATTCTATGACCCCAGAGGTTAAAAAATCTATGTATGGCAAGGAACTTAAAGACTTCCTGAAAGAACGAAGGAAGCTTGAAAAGCTGGAGGCCCGGGTAGAGGAACAATAG
- a CDS encoding type I phosphomannose isomerase catalytic subunit, whose product MKDDLYLLKFEPILKEKIWGGSRLKELFGKKSTSSKTGESWEISDVENNSSIVKNGTLKGKTIQWLLEEYREKFVGKKVFEVFGNKFPLLIKFIDAAETLSVQLHPDDKIAKEKHNSFGKTEMWYIMQAGKDAELILGFGGEMSKSKYKNLVETGELAGALNREKVDQGDAFIIKPGLIHAIGAGVVLAEIQQTSDLTYRIYDWDRDAGNGEKRELHTELAMEAIDLSGKEDFRINYKPIPNAAAEVINTKYFRTNIIQANGNLSRDYTQLDSFVILIGVEGGSVVSYRGKSEELKRGETLLVPASIEKIVIEGDKAKILEVSL is encoded by the coding sequence ATGAAGGATGATCTTTATTTGTTGAAATTTGAGCCTATCCTTAAAGAAAAGATATGGGGAGGTAGCCGGCTTAAGGAATTATTCGGTAAGAAATCCACTTCTTCCAAAACAGGGGAAAGCTGGGAGATCTCAGATGTAGAAAACAACAGTTCGATAGTTAAAAATGGCACTCTTAAAGGGAAAACAATACAATGGCTTCTGGAAGAATACAGGGAAAAATTTGTTGGAAAAAAGGTGTTTGAGGTCTTTGGGAACAAATTCCCGCTTCTTATAAAATTCATTGATGCTGCTGAAACACTTTCTGTGCAATTACATCCCGATGATAAAATAGCCAAAGAAAAGCACAACTCTTTTGGTAAGACCGAAATGTGGTATATCATGCAGGCAGGCAAGGATGCCGAGCTTATTCTTGGATTTGGGGGTGAAATGTCTAAATCAAAATATAAAAACCTGGTTGAGACGGGGGAGTTGGCCGGGGCACTTAACCGGGAAAAAGTGGATCAAGGAGATGCATTTATAATTAAACCGGGGTTGATCCATGCCATAGGCGCCGGCGTAGTACTTGCTGAAATTCAACAAACCTCAGATCTTACTTACAGGATATATGACTGGGACAGGGATGCAGGGAATGGTGAGAAAAGGGAATTACATACAGAACTTGCTATGGAAGCCATAGACCTATCGGGGAAGGAGGATTTCAGGATCAATTATAAACCTATTCCCAATGCAGCCGCAGAGGTAATAAATACCAAATATTTCCGGACCAATATTATTCAGGCAAATGGTAACTTGTCGCGGGATTACACTCAATTGGATTCTTTTGTGATTCTAATAGGGGTAGAAGGCGGCAGTGTGGTTTCCTACCGGGGAAAAAGCGAGGAATTAAAGCGGGGGGAAACCCTGTTAGTGCCCGCATCTATTGAAAAAATAGTAATAGAAGGGGATAAGGCAAAAATTTTAGAGGTAAGTTTATAA
- a CDS encoding peroxiredoxin — translation MTLKSGDPIPDISLKDKEGKLFSLSGLKGKAAVIYFYPRNFTPGCTTEACDFRDKYEDFKDLGAEVVAISADSEASHRKFVEQYNLPFIFLSDPENKAKKAFGVKASLLGIIPGRETFVFDKNGLLRMRYNSLKAAQHTTKAIDALKEMEHEG, via the coding sequence ATGACATTAAAATCCGGTGATCCTATTCCAGATATATCCTTAAAAGATAAGGAAGGAAAACTATTTAGCCTGTCCGGTTTGAAAGGAAAGGCGGCTGTGATCTATTTTTATCCCAGGAACTTTACCCCAGGTTGTACTACAGAAGCCTGTGATTTTCGTGATAAATATGAAGATTTTAAAGATCTGGGAGCAGAAGTTGTAGCGATTAGTGCAGATTCTGAAGCATCTCACCGCAAATTTGTTGAACAATACAACTTGCCGTTTATATTCCTGTCTGATCCCGAAAATAAGGCTAAAAAAGCATTTGGAGTAAAAGCATCTTTGCTGGGAATAATACCTGGGCGTGAGACTTTTGTTTTTGATAAGAATGGCCTTTTACGAATGCGGTATAATAGTTTAAAAGCAGCACAGCATACTACAAAGGCCATTGATGCATTAAAAGAAATGGAACATGAAGGATGA
- a CDS encoding 6-pyruvoyl trahydropterin synthase family protein, with protein sequence MKVTVNRKAHFNAAHRLYRKDWDDSKNENVFGKCSNPNFHGHNYELVVSVTGEIDKETGFVVDMKILKDLIYSEIEIAFDHKNLNVEVAEFKELNPTAENIAVVIWNKLKPKLKPELELAITLYETPRNFVTYKGE encoded by the coding sequence ATGAAGGTAACAGTAAACAGAAAAGCGCATTTTAATGCGGCACATAGATTATATCGAAAGGATTGGGACGATTCAAAGAATGAAAACGTTTTTGGTAAGTGCAGCAACCCCAACTTTCATGGCCATAATTATGAGCTTGTAGTTTCAGTAACCGGGGAAATTGATAAAGAAACCGGTTTTGTGGTAGATATGAAGATCCTGAAGGATCTGATATATTCAGAAATTGAGATTGCATTTGATCACAAAAATTTAAATGTGGAGGTGGCCGAATTCAAGGAATTGAATCCCACAGCTGAAAATATCGCTGTGGTCATCTGGAATAAACTGAAACCTAAATTAAAACCTGAACTGGAACTTGCCATAACGCTTTATGAGACACCCAGAAACTTTGTAACTTATAAAGGCGAATAA
- the idi gene encoding isopentenyl-diphosphate Delta-isomerase produces MQEENVILVNEKDEQIGLMPKMEAHQKGILHRAFSVFVFNQKNELMLQQRAHSKYHSPGLWTNTCCSHQREGESNIEAGKRRLEEEMGFSTELKDTISFIYKAPFDNGLTEHEFDHILVGKYEKDPVLNPEEASAFKWMSLENVKKDMEVNPEIYTAWFKIIFDKYYQTIRQ; encoded by the coding sequence ATGCAGGAAGAAAATGTGATCCTCGTTAATGAGAAGGATGAGCAAATAGGATTAATGCCTAAAATGGAAGCTCATCAAAAAGGAATCCTTCACCGGGCATTCTCGGTATTTGTCTTTAACCAAAAAAATGAACTTATGCTGCAGCAACGTGCGCATAGTAAATATCATTCCCCGGGGCTGTGGACCAATACCTGCTGCAGTCATCAACGTGAGGGGGAATCTAATATAGAGGCCGGTAAAAGAAGATTGGAGGAAGAAATGGGATTTAGTACAGAACTTAAGGATACGATCTCTTTTATTTACAAGGCTCCGTTTGATAATGGCCTTACGGAGCATGAATTTGATCATATCCTTGTGGGGAAATATGAGAAAGATCCTGTGCTTAACCCCGAAGAAGCTTCTGCATTTAAATGGATGAGCCTTGAAAATGTGAAGAAAGATATGGAGGTAAATCCCGAAATATATACCGCCTGGTTCAAAATAATTTTTGATAAATATTACCAAACTATCAGGCAATGA
- a CDS encoding peptide chain release factor 3: protein MKFTDEIKRRRTFGIISHPDAGKTTLTEKLLLFGGAIHEAGAVKSNKIKKGATSDFMEIERQRGISVATSVLAFEYDGVKINILDTPGHKDFAEDTFRTLTAVDSVIVVIDVAKGVEEQTEKLVEVCRMRNIPMIVFINKMDREGKDAFELLDEIEQKLNLSVTPLSFPIGMGYDFKGIYNIWEKNVNLFTGDPKKDIEDTIEISDLGGPELDKLIGEKAADNLRTELELAYGVYPEFDKDEYLSGNLQPVFFGSALNNFGVRELLDCFVSIAPTPRAKASEERTVQPDEKQFTGFVFKIHANMDPKHRDRLAFVKVVSGMFERNKPYLHVRQGKNFKFSSPNAFFAEKKEIVDVSYPGDIVGLHDTGNFKIGDTLTEGELLHYRGVPSFSPEHFRYINNADPMKTKQLEKGVDQLMDEGVAQLFTLEMNGRKVIGTVGALQFEVIQYRLEHEYGAKCTYENLNVYKATWVETKDPKSEEFKEFKRVKAKYLAHDKRGQLVFFADSQFSLQMTQQKYPSLKFHFTSEF from the coding sequence ATGAAATTTACTGACGAGATTAAACGCAGAAGAACCTTTGGTATCATTTCTCACCCCGATGCCGGAAAAACAACCCTAACAGAAAAGTTACTTCTTTTTGGGGGTGCCATCCATGAAGCGGGGGCAGTAAAATCCAATAAGATCAAAAAGGGTGCAACGAGTGATTTCATGGAAATTGAGCGCCAACGGGGGATATCGGTAGCAACATCGGTTCTTGCGTTTGAATATGACGGGGTAAAGATCAATATTCTTGATACGCCCGGTCACAAGGATTTTGCTGAAGACACCTTCAGGACCTTAACTGCTGTAGACAGTGTAATAGTAGTTATAGATGTTGCCAAAGGGGTCGAGGAACAAACCGAAAAACTTGTAGAAGTTTGCAGGATGCGTAATATCCCAATGATCGTTTTTATTAATAAAATGGACCGTGAAGGGAAAGATGCCTTTGAATTGCTGGATGAAATTGAGCAAAAATTGAACCTTAGCGTTACCCCGCTTAGTTTCCCAATTGGAATGGGTTATGATTTCAAAGGGATCTACAACATCTGGGAAAAGAATGTAAATCTTTTTACGGGAGACCCTAAAAAGGATATAGAAGATACTATAGAGATAAGCGACCTGGGCGGTCCTGAACTTGACAAACTTATTGGTGAAAAAGCCGCCGATAATCTACGTACCGAACTGGAACTGGCTTACGGGGTTTATCCCGAATTTGATAAGGATGAATACCTGTCAGGAAACCTGCAACCCGTATTTTTTGGTTCAGCCCTTAATAATTTTGGGGTTAGGGAACTGCTGGATTGCTTTGTAAGCATTGCCCCCACTCCCCGCGCCAAAGCAAGTGAGGAACGCACGGTACAACCGGACGAGAAACAATTTACCGGCTTTGTGTTCAAAATTCATGCGAATATGGACCCCAAGCACCGTGACAGGCTTGCATTTGTGAAGGTGGTTTCCGGGATGTTTGAAAGAAATAAACCCTACCTGCACGTGAGACAGGGCAAGAATTTCAAATTTTCCAGTCCCAATGCTTTTTTTGCTGAAAAGAAAGAGATCGTGGATGTTTCCTATCCGGGAGATATTGTGGGTTTACATGACACGGGAAATTTTAAGATAGGCGATACATTAACTGAAGGGGAATTGCTCCATTACCGTGGTGTACCAAGTTTTTCACCAGAGCATTTCAGATATATTAATAATGCCGATCCTATGAAGACCAAGCAATTGGAAAAGGGAGTAGACCAGTTAATGGATGAAGGGGTGGCCCAGTTATTTACCCTGGAAATGAACGGAAGGAAGGTAATTGGAACGGTAGGGGCACTTCAGTTTGAGGTGATCCAATATAGATTGGAACATGAATATGGCGCAAAATGCACCTATGAAAACCTGAATGTTTACAAAGCTACCTGGGTAGAGACAAAAGATCCCAAAAGCGAGGAGTTTAAGGAATTTAAAAGGGTGAAAGCCAAATACCTTGCGCATGATAAACGAGGCCAACTGGTTTTCTTTGCAGATTCTCAATTCTCTTTACAAATGACCCAGCAAAAGTATCCCTCATTGAAGTTCCATTTCACATCGGAATTTTAG
- a CDS encoding ribosomal maturation YjgA family protein, with amino-acid sequence MRKVKKRYLYSAIFLFLTELYIAMNVKDDFIRPYLGDFLVVILIYCSLKAFVRVSTFKAIIIVLLFSYLVELSQFFSLANRLGLGDNTIALMLLGNSFSWSDLVAYTVAGIFILSLESVMKGSFKKTPKPVTTANLN; translated from the coding sequence ATGCGAAAAGTTAAGAAGCGATATCTCTATTCTGCCATCTTCCTGTTTTTAACAGAGCTCTATATTGCCATGAATGTAAAGGATGATTTTATACGTCCTTACCTTGGAGATTTTCTTGTAGTAATACTTATCTATTGCAGCCTTAAAGCCTTTGTAAGAGTTTCAACATTCAAGGCGATTATTATCGTTTTGTTGTTTTCCTATTTGGTAGAGCTTTCCCAATTTTTCAGTCTCGCCAACAGGTTGGGATTGGGTGACAACACAATTGCCCTGATGCTACTGGGAAATTCTTTTTCCTGGAGCGATCTGGTTGCTTACACTGTAGCAGGTATTTTTATACTTTCTTTGGAAAGTGTAATGAAAGGCTCTTTCAAAAAAACTCCAAAACCTGTTACAACCGCAAACCTAAATTGA
- a CDS encoding DUF962 domain-containing protein: MTNRIQTYTEFYRFYLEEHRDPVSRILHFIGTFLVFILIFMAITQSWGWEWIFVPIVGYGFAWVGHAFFEKNKPATFKYPFWSLISDFKLFFEILLGKRSFDSSKDYKI, translated from the coding sequence ATGACAAATCGCATTCAAACTTATACGGAATTCTACCGCTTTTACCTGGAGGAACACCGGGATCCTGTAAGCCGGATCCTGCATTTTATAGGAACCTTCCTTGTTTTTATATTGATCTTTATGGCTATTACCCAAAGTTGGGGTTGGGAATGGATATTTGTTCCCATAGTTGGTTATGGATTTGCCTGGGTGGGACATGCCTTTTTTGAAAAAAATAAACCTGCAACTTTTAAATACCCATTCTGGAGTTTAATTTCAGATTTCAAATTGTTCTTTGAGATCCTTTTAGGCAAACGTTCCTTTGATTCTTCAAAAGATTACAAAATATAA
- a CDS encoding GNAT family N-acetyltransferase, with protein MYLVKRTNARDPAFIDLVRLLDIELEVRDGDDHPFYDQFNKLDKIKHAVVISKEGVPLGCGALKEFKPLTIEIKRMFVLEEFRGKGVATLILNELETWAAELSYKYCILETGINQPEAIALYHKNDYKIITNYGQYKGVDTSICFRKEL; from the coding sequence ATGTATTTAGTGAAAAGGACCAATGCACGGGATCCTGCTTTTATTGACCTTGTAAGGCTTCTTGATATAGAACTGGAAGTAAGGGATGGGGATGATCATCCTTTTTATGACCAATTCAATAAGCTCGATAAGATTAAGCATGCGGTGGTCATTTCCAAAGAGGGAGTTCCTTTAGGATGTGGTGCATTAAAAGAATTTAAACCTTTAACTATCGAGATAAAACGAATGTTCGTACTGGAAGAGTTTAGAGGAAAAGGTGTGGCAACTCTTATTTTAAATGAACTTGAAACCTGGGCGGCTGAACTTTCTTATAAGTATTGTATCCTTGAGACAGGAATTAATCAACCTGAAGCAATCGCCTTATATCACAAGAACGACTATAAAATTATCACCAATTATGGGCAATATAAGGGGGTTGATACCAGTATATGTTTCCGGAAAGAACTTTAG
- a CDS encoding DUF3467 domain-containing protein: MSDEQQPKKGQINIELDEKVAEGIYSNLAIINHSVSEFVVDFVSIMPGTPKSKVKSRIILTPQHAKRLLKALGENVHRFEKSHGEIKDYEQPPIPLNFGPTGQA, encoded by the coding sequence ATGAGCGACGAGCAACAACCTAAAAAAGGACAGATCAATATAGAACTTGATGAAAAAGTAGCGGAAGGTATATATTCAAATCTTGCAATTATAAATCATTCGGTTTCAGAATTTGTGGTAGATTTTGTGAGCATTATGCCTGGAACCCCAAAGAGCAAAGTTAAATCCCGAATTATCCTTACTCCCCAACACGCGAAGAGATTGCTAAAAGCCCTGGGAGAAAATGTACACAGATTTGAAAAATCACACGGAGAAATAAAGGATTATGAGCAGCCGCCAATTCCGCTAAATTTTGGCCCCACTGGGCAGGCCTAA